The Glycine soja cultivar W05 chromosome 3, ASM419377v2, whole genome shotgun sequence genome window below encodes:
- the LOC114404934 gene encoding uncharacterized protein LOC114404934: MATQSNSPPPPPPSTGVTSHSSSPPLKRTRKASRLRLLATRPVGAERPLVRVDPVTGKADGPHSKKFRTYLGIIARDKVDVTYENWKHVPITQKDLIWEDIQAEFDIPEASDLRTKKKILQTVGERWRQFKSDLTSKWALAADKDSVDDTVCKMYGISKEKWTQFCQSRRDPSWENVRKKAQAVQKQNTAPHVMSRGGYEYLEKKLMDEKRKKKLEEATQSGSTDTVIDPPSPIKRHVKWKLARTKKTGDMTSEAAKEIADKIDALEEQASQGSFVTHGRHDILTAAIGRPEHPGRVRAVGAGITIKQYFGSASRTSSIAPEYLQQLTQQIKDQLEDSITEKVTRRLMLSFSQMQSQGLALPPEPDVGPSAARVSTKESCVDPSRNDLDTGDSYKCGLYIEEYPSRLVALGRVYEGSTTIHNIPLLHDQVKVSVEEIRDVDAPIPVPTKEVKVVGQALNTFLAWPTHLVKRLSEQGAVRPAKPADRPDDEVDDPLYLMTLTIPQLFLKPLQVMWDATLFGLFNENFPLYIKHEDLSEIAHGGQCLSISVIQFIV, encoded by the exons ATGGCTACACAGTCAAACTCTCCtccgcctcctcctccttctactGGTGTAACATCGCATTCGTCGTCACCACCATTGAAGCGGACTAGAAAGGCCTCACGCCTAAGATTATTGGCGACTAGACCAGTTGGGGCAGAGAGACCCCTTGTCCGTGTGGATCCTGTTACTGGCAAAGCAGACGGTCCCCACAGCAAGAAATTTAGAACATATTTAGGGATCATtgctcgtgataaggtggatgtcACATACGAAAATTGGAAGCATGTCCCTATtactcagaaggatttgatatgggaggatattcag gctgaatttgatatccctgaagcatctgatttaaggacaaaaaagaaaatacttcagactgtgggggagcggtggagacagtttaagtctgatttgacgtcgaaatgggcacttgcagctGACAAGGATAGTGTTGATGACACTGTATGCAAAATGTAcggcattagcaaggagaaatggacCCAATTTTGCCAGAGCCGTAGAGACCCTTCATGGGAG AATGTTCGAAAAAAAGCACAAGCTGTCCAAAAACAAAACACTGCCCCTCACGTgatgtctcgtgggggttatgaatatttagaaaaaaagttgatggatgagaagagaaagaaaaaactagagGAAGCAACTCAATCCGGAAGCACTGACACCGtcattgatcctccatctcccatcaaacgacacgtgaagtggaagctagcccgcaccaagaaaactggtGACATGACATCTGAagcagcaaaggaaattgctgacaagatt GATGCGCTTGAGGAGCAGGCCTCACAGGGTTCCTTTGTTACCCATGGACGTCATGATATactgactgctgccattgggcgaccagaacaccctggtcGTGTGCGTGCTGTAGGAGCCGGTATAACcatcaaacaatactttggatcagCTTCAAGGACCTCCTCCATTGCTCCCGAATACCTGCAACAGTTGACGCAACAAATCAAGGACCAACTAGAGGATTCAATCACAGAAAAAGTCACTCGACGGCTAATGTTATCCTTCAGCCaaatgcaatcacagggactcgCACTGCCTCCTGAACCTGATGTTGGTCCTTCAGctgctcgtgtcagcacaaaggagagttgtgttgatccctcaaggAACGATCTAGACACCGGTGACTCATACAAATGTGGGTTGTATATTGAAGAATATCCTTCTCGCCTGGTTGCCCtgggaagagtttatgagggatctacAACAATTCACAACATTCCTTTGCTGCATGATCAAGTTAAGGTTAGTGTTGAGGAGATTAGAGATGTAGATGCTcccattcctgtacccactaaAGAGGTTAAGGTCGTGGGACAGGCTCTTAACacattccttgcttggccgacacatctagtcaagcgtttatcagaacag ggagCTGTGAGACCCGCGAAACCTGCAGATAGGCCGGATgatgaggtcgatgatccgctatatctaatgacattgaccattccacagctttttctgaagccattgcaggttatgtgggatgctaccttgTTTGGCCTATTTAATGAAAACtttcccttgtacataaagcatgaagatctgtctgaaattgcacatggtggtcaatgtctcagcatatctgttatacagtt tattgtgTAG